The following coding sequences lie in one Rhinolophus ferrumequinum isolate MPI-CBG mRhiFer1 chromosome 14, mRhiFer1_v1.p, whole genome shotgun sequence genomic window:
- the LOC117033943 gene encoding peptidyl-prolyl cis-trans isomerase FKBP3-like, translating to MAAAVPQRAWTVEQLRSEQLPKKDIIKFLQDHGSDSFLAEHKLLGNIKNVAKTANKDHLVTAYNHLFESKRFKGTESISKVSEQVKNVKLNEDKPKETKSEETLDEGPPKYTKSVLKKGDKTNYPKKGDVVHCWYTGTLQDGTVFDTNIQTSSKKKKNAKPLSFKVGIGKVIRGWDEALLTISKGEKARLEIEPEWAYGKKGQPDAKIPPNAKLIFEVELVDID from the coding sequence ATGGCAGCTGCCGTTCCACAGCGGGCCTGGACCGTGGAGCAGCTGCGCAGCGAACAGCTACCCAAGAAGGACATTATCAAGTTTCTACAGGACCACGGTTCAGATTCGTTTCTTGCAGAACATAAGTTattaggaaacattaaaaatgtggCCAAGACAGCTAACAAGGACCATTTGGTTACAGCCTATAACCATCTTTTTGAAAGTAAGCGTTTCAAGGGTACTGAAAGTATAAGTAAAGTGTCCGAgcaggtgaaaaatgtgaagcttaatgaagataaacccaaagaaaccAAGTCTGAAGAGACTCTGGATGAGGGTCCcccaaaatacacaaaatctGTTCTTAAAAAAGGGGATAAAACCAACTACCCCAAAAAGGGAGATGTTGTTCACTGCTGGTATACAGGAACACTACAGGATGGAACTGTTTTTGATACCAATATTCAAACGAgttcaaagaagaagaaaaatgccaaGCCTTTAAGTTTTAAAGTTGGAATAGGCAAAGTTATCAGAGGATGGGATGAAGCACTCTTGACAATAAGTAAAGGAGAAAAGGCTCGACTAGAGATTGAACCAGAATGGGCTTATGGAAAGAAAGGACAGCCTGATGCCAAAATTCCACCAAATGCAAAACTCATTTTTGAAGTGGAATTAGTGGATATTGATTGA